The sequence below is a genomic window from Neosynechococcus sphagnicola sy1.
CCTGTCACCAGAAATCAAGAGCAAGCTGGAAGCCCTTGCTCAAAGCACTCGCCGTAGTAAATCATGGTTAGCGGCTGAGGCGATCGCCCTCTATGTCGAATCCCCAGTGTTTATTTTTGCTGAACGAGTTGTCTGAGGAGAGCATTGTTTTCTTGGACAGCCTGGGTCAGCTCGCGTATATTGCCCTGCAACTCAGTAGCCTGACGTTGAGAGTATTCAAGCTGAGGGGAGCAAATTTGTCCATAGAAGGCTAGGAAACCCGCTCCCAACAGCGTCAGAATGCCCGTAATTGCCCCCACCAGTTGCAACGCCTGAGAAGCTGGGATAGGGGATGGCGTGGGATTAATCGTCGAGTTCATCTGTATCACCTATTTCAGACAATCGGTCGTCATACTCACCGGAATTGAGATAGTCCCTCAGCTCTGCCTCAGAAACGGGCGACATGA
It includes:
- a CDS encoding CopG family ribbon-helix-helix protein, which encodes MSTSETVTVRLSPEIKSKLEALAQSTRRSKSWLAAEAIALYVESPVFIFAERVV